A region from the Sphingomonas sp. S2-65 genome encodes:
- a CDS encoding acyl-CoA dehydrogenase family protein yields MDFTLSARETMFRDRVRAFVDTEIRPRDPEYRSQAAQGARWKVIPVIEEVKALAKAAGLWNLFMPPRSGHAHVEESFAFEGTQLTNLEYALCAEEMGRIGWASECFNCSAPDTGNMEVLHRYGSLAQKDAWLKPLMTGDIRSAFLMTEPSVASSDATNIETSMVRDGDHYVINGRKWWSSGVGDPRCAIAIVMGKTDPDAGRHVQQSMILVPLDTPGVRIERMLPVFGYDHAPHGHGEVVLEDVRVPVENVLLGEGRGFEIAQGRLGPGRIHHCMRTIGVAEEAIAAMARRLVGRVAFGKRIADHSVWEERIARARIDIEMTRLLCLKAADMMDRAGNKAAHLEISMIKVQAPAMALRILDDAIQAHGGAGVSDDFDLASAWANVRTLRLADGPDEVHNRTIARHEFGSHS; encoded by the coding sequence GTGGACTTCACGTTGAGCGCGCGCGAGACGATGTTCCGCGATCGGGTCCGGGCGTTCGTCGACACCGAGATCCGGCCGCGCGATCCCGAGTATCGGAGCCAGGCCGCACAAGGCGCGCGGTGGAAGGTCATCCCGGTGATCGAGGAAGTGAAGGCGCTCGCCAAGGCCGCCGGGCTGTGGAACCTGTTCATGCCGCCGCGGTCGGGTCATGCGCATGTCGAGGAGAGCTTCGCGTTCGAGGGAACGCAGCTGACCAATCTGGAATACGCGCTGTGTGCCGAGGAAATGGGGCGGATCGGCTGGGCATCCGAATGCTTCAACTGCTCGGCCCCCGACACCGGCAACATGGAAGTGCTGCACCGCTATGGCAGCTTGGCGCAGAAGGATGCCTGGCTGAAGCCGCTGATGACGGGGGACATACGCTCGGCCTTTCTGATGACCGAGCCTTCGGTGGCGTCGTCCGACGCGACCAACATCGAGACGTCGATGGTCCGCGACGGCGATCATTATGTGATCAACGGCCGCAAATGGTGGTCTTCCGGGGTGGGCGATCCACGGTGCGCGATCGCCATCGTGATGGGCAAGACCGATCCGGATGCGGGGCGCCACGTCCAGCAGAGCATGATCCTGGTGCCGCTCGACACGCCCGGCGTTCGGATCGAGCGGATGCTGCCGGTGTTCGGCTACGACCATGCGCCGCACGGCCATGGCGAGGTGGTGCTCGAGGACGTGCGGGTGCCGGTGGAGAATGTGCTGCTGGGCGAGGGCCGCGGGTTCGAGATCGCGCAGGGGCGGCTGGGGCCGGGGCGGATCCACCATTGCATGCGCACGATCGGGGTGGCCGAGGAGGCGATCGCGGCGATGGCCAGGCGGCTGGTCGGACGCGTGGCGTTCGGCAAGCGGATCGCCGACCATTCGGTGTGGGAGGAGCGGATCGCGCGGGCGCGGATCGACATCGAGATGACGCGGCTGTTGTGCCTGAAGGCGGCCGACATGATGGACCGGGCCGGGAACAAGGCGGCGCATCTCGAGATATCGATGATCAAGGTCCAGGCTCCGGCGATGGCGCTCAGGATCCTGGACGATGCCATCCAGGCGCATGGCGGGGCGGGCGTGTCGGACGATTTCGATCTTGCGAGCGCGTGGGCGAACGTTCGGACGCTCCGGCTGGCTGACGGGCCGGACGAAGTGCACAATCGGACAATCGCGCGGCACGAGTTCGGCAGTCATTCATGA
- a CDS encoding phosphotransferase family protein: MSDLDEARLEEWLRANLAPLSISATPMTKFPGGQSNPTYLLENAGKPLVLRRKPFGPILSSAHAVEREYRLIAALHPTGFPVPRPYALCEDAEVIGAPFYVMEMVQGRTFWDGTLPGMAPAERTGVYHAIVDTLAALHAVDPDTVGLGNYGKPGNYFARQVERWTRQYQASRTDDLPEVERLIEWLPRTVPAQTRTSIVHGDFRIDNLIFAENGPEIRAVLDWELSTLGDPLADFSYFLMSWVTEPEGRSGVKGLTGPETGIPAMEAVVERYCAATGRDGVPDLNWYFAYNLFRLTGIVQGIKKRMLDGNASSAQAAATVERLPGLAKAAWEFAERAGA; encoded by the coding sequence ATGAGCGACCTGGACGAAGCGCGGCTCGAGGAATGGCTGCGCGCCAATCTGGCGCCGTTGAGTATCTCTGCGACGCCGATGACGAAGTTTCCCGGGGGGCAAAGCAACCCGACCTATTTGTTGGAGAATGCCGGTAAGCCACTGGTATTGCGCAGAAAGCCGTTTGGTCCGATCTTGTCGAGCGCCCATGCCGTCGAGCGCGAGTACCGGTTGATCGCGGCGCTGCATCCCACCGGCTTCCCGGTGCCGCGCCCCTATGCGCTATGCGAGGATGCCGAGGTGATCGGCGCGCCCTTCTACGTGATGGAAATGGTGCAGGGGCGGACCTTCTGGGACGGGACGCTGCCCGGCATGGCTCCCGCAGAGCGGACCGGTGTCTACCATGCGATCGTCGACACACTCGCGGCGCTGCACGCGGTCGATCCCGACACCGTGGGCCTGGGGAATTATGGCAAGCCGGGCAATTACTTCGCGCGCCAGGTCGAGCGCTGGACCAGACAGTATCAGGCGAGCCGGACGGACGATCTGCCCGAGGTCGAGCGGCTGATCGAATGGCTGCCGCGTACCGTGCCGGCGCAGACGCGGACGAGCATCGTTCATGGCGATTTCCGCATCGACAACCTCATCTTCGCCGAGAACGGGCCGGAAATCCGCGCGGTGCTCGACTGGGAATTGTCGACGCTGGGCGATCCGCTTGCCGATTTCTCCTACTTCCTGATGAGCTGGGTGACCGAGCCGGAAGGACGCTCGGGCGTGAAGGGGCTGACGGGGCCGGAGACGGGCATCCCGGCGATGGAGGCAGTGGTCGAGCGCTATTGCGCGGCGACGGGGCGTGACGGGGTGCCGGACCTGAACTGGTATTTCGCCTATAATCTGTTCCGGCTGACCGGCATCGTCCAGGGGATCAAGAAGCGGATGCTGGACGGAAACGCGTCGAGCGCGCAGGCGGCGGCGACGGTGGAGCGATTGCCTGGGCTGGCCAAGGCGGCCTGGGAATTTGCCGAACGGGCAGGGGCCTGA
- a CDS encoding SDR family NAD(P)-dependent oxidoreductase, translating into MRFDNKVVIVTGAASGIGRASAQMFAEAGAKVVACDLSEAVHASVAAMGGEAVALRMDAGDEADVERAVALACERFGGVDIFHANAGITGGASGIFETSAEVWAEVLRVNLIGPALAIKHAAPKIAERGGGAILCTASVAGLRSGAGGAAYSASKAGVISLVQTAAQQLSTSNVRVNAICPGLIETGMTQRAFDHARETGKQGRLGRLNPLRRAGEPEEVARVALFLASDGASYVNGQAWVVDGGLSSSHPVTRQEYGKPAF; encoded by the coding sequence ATGCGGTTCGATAACAAGGTGGTGATCGTCACCGGGGCCGCATCGGGGATCGGCCGAGCGTCGGCGCAGATGTTCGCCGAGGCGGGGGCAAAGGTGGTGGCGTGCGACCTTTCCGAGGCCGTGCACGCGAGCGTGGCTGCGATGGGCGGCGAGGCGGTGGCGCTGCGCATGGACGCGGGCGACGAGGCCGATGTGGAACGCGCGGTGGCGCTGGCATGCGAGCGGTTCGGCGGCGTGGACATATTCCATGCCAATGCCGGCATTACCGGCGGCGCGTCGGGCATCTTCGAGACGAGCGCGGAAGTGTGGGCCGAAGTGCTACGAGTAAACCTGATCGGTCCCGCGCTGGCGATCAAGCATGCCGCGCCCAAGATCGCCGAGCGGGGTGGCGGCGCGATCCTGTGCACCGCTAGCGTGGCGGGGCTGCGGTCGGGGGCGGGGGGCGCCGCCTATTCGGCGTCCAAGGCGGGGGTGATCAGCCTGGTGCAAACCGCGGCGCAGCAGCTGTCGACATCGAACGTGCGAGTGAACGCAATCTGCCCTGGCTTGATCGAGACCGGGATGACCCAGCGCGCGTTCGACCATGCCCGCGAGACGGGCAAACAGGGCAGGCTGGGCCGGCTGAACCCGCTGAGGCGGGCGGGCGAGCCCGAGGAAGTCGCGCGGGTGGCGCTGTTCCTTGCCTCGGACGGCGCGAGTTACGTCAACGGACAGGCGTGGGTGGTCGATGGCGGCCTTTCGTCGAGCCATCCGGTGACCCGGCAGGAGTATGGCAAGCCAGCCTTTTGA
- a CDS encoding energy transducer TonB, producing the protein MPPAPPAPPWTAPVGHLVDFVPGQAVCGGSPAVPVHAEQPFPAYALGVPGLKPVPATVTFDIDADGRPVRVAREASPPAPPYLYYPSQDLVPAFTAWRFAAGQPRNGCRIRFEALAAVATEAPVALIRRYYVAPHQREGDEAAMFRRIHPVDSDCIEGGVPKIRVRAYPAFEHIPQAPGTWSYSMTAFDIDRSGKPVHVRLAESAGNPALDRASIAAIARSRFAPEARHGCTYPYYRRSTEPLAAPTMPDKARFVPASARCPDGDTGWTFMPPLSFPAGFERRRIEGWAIIGYDVAPWGSTGNVRVLAAEPAAAFGEQAERIVGASRQAASPEGRTGCVDVVRFIMPEGSAAVAEGL; encoded by the coding sequence TTGCCTCCAGCGCCGCCCGCTCCGCCCTGGACAGCGCCGGTCGGACACCTGGTCGACTTCGTTCCGGGACAAGCCGTATGCGGCGGAAGCCCCGCGGTGCCGGTCCACGCCGAACAGCCTTTCCCAGCCTATGCCTTGGGGGTGCCAGGTCTGAAGCCGGTGCCCGCAACGGTGACGTTCGATATCGATGCCGATGGACGCCCCGTGCGCGTTGCCAGGGAAGCGTCGCCGCCGGCACCGCCTTATCTTTATTACCCCAGCCAGGATCTGGTGCCGGCATTCACCGCCTGGCGCTTCGCCGCCGGGCAGCCCCGGAATGGCTGCCGGATCCGGTTCGAGGCCCTGGCGGCAGTGGCGACCGAAGCGCCCGTGGCATTGATCCGCCGTTATTACGTCGCGCCGCATCAGCGCGAGGGGGACGAGGCGGCCATGTTCCGCAGGATACATCCAGTGGATAGCGATTGCATCGAAGGCGGTGTGCCAAAGATACGGGTGCGCGCATATCCCGCGTTCGAGCACATCCCGCAGGCGCCGGGCACCTGGTCGTACAGCATGACGGCGTTCGACATCGACCGTTCGGGCAAGCCGGTGCATGTGCGGCTGGCGGAATCGGCGGGAAATCCGGCACTCGACCGTGCGTCGATAGCGGCCATCGCACGATCGCGGTTCGCGCCCGAGGCTCGGCACGGCTGTACCTACCCATATTACCGCCGCTCGACCGAACCCCTGGCCGCGCCGACCATGCCGGACAAGGCGCGCTTCGTTCCGGCGAGCGCACGGTGCCCGGATGGCGATACCGGCTGGACGTTCATGCCGCCGCTCAGCTTCCCCGCCGGGTTCGAACGGCGGCGCATCGAGGGCTGGGCGATCATCGGCTACGATGTCGCCCCCTGGGGTTCCACCGGCAACGTCCGAGTGCTGGCGGCAGAACCCGCCGCGGCGTTCGGCGAGCAGGCGGAGCGGATCGTCGGGGCGTCGCGGCAGGCGGCGTCGCCGGAGGGGCGGACAGGATGCGTGGATGTGGTGCGGTTCATCATGCCGGAGGGCAGCGCAGCGGTGGCCGAGGGCTTGTGA
- a CDS encoding manganese catalase family protein — protein sequence MFYHDRRLQRTVTVEKPDPLFARMLQQAIGGVEGEIRVCMQYMFQAYGARGPSNKYRDLLLHTATEELGHIEMLATAVALNLETAPTEAQEQGATDAIVGAVMGGGEAPRHVLEGMIHKHLLSTGMSAHPSDSDGVPFDMSHIYASGNLAADMYCNVAAESTGRVLAARLYNATADAGMKDMLAFLIARDAMHQNQWLAVIEELGGEKGALPIPNSFPEEKQTNEHAYQFFSTSVDGTYPAGRYTEGPSIDGKGEFSVFQAEPMGEEPVLGPARPDSAAQNEQIGPKPAQQIP from the coding sequence ATGTTCTATCATGACCGCCGGCTGCAACGTACCGTAACCGTCGAAAAGCCCGATCCCTTGTTCGCCCGCATGCTGCAACAGGCGATCGGCGGCGTCGAAGGTGAGATCCGCGTCTGCATGCAGTACATGTTCCAGGCCTATGGCGCCCGCGGGCCCAGCAACAAATATCGCGACTTGCTCCTCCACACCGCCACCGAGGAACTCGGCCATATCGAGATGCTTGCTACCGCCGTGGCGCTCAACCTCGAAACCGCCCCTACGGAGGCCCAGGAGCAAGGCGCCACCGACGCGATCGTCGGGGCCGTCATGGGCGGCGGCGAAGCCCCTCGCCATGTGCTCGAAGGCATGATCCACAAGCATCTGCTGTCGACCGGCATGTCCGCGCACCCGTCCGATTCCGACGGCGTTCCTTTCGACATGTCGCACATCTACGCCAGCGGTAACCTGGCGGCCGACATGTACTGCAACGTCGCCGCGGAAAGCACCGGCCGCGTCCTTGCCGCGCGCCTCTACAACGCCACTGCCGACGCCGGCATGAAGGACATGCTCGCCTTCCTGATCGCCCGCGACGCCATGCACCAGAACCAGTGGCTCGCAGTGATCGAGGAACTTGGCGGCGAGAAGGGCGCGTTGCCCATCCCCAACAGCTTCCCCGAAGAGAAGCAGACCAACGAGCACGCCTATCAGTTCTTCTCGACTTCGGTCGACGGCACCTATCCCGCCGGCCGCTATACCGAAGGCCCGAGCATCGACGGCAAGGGCGAGTTCAGCGTGTTCCAGGCCGAGCCGATGGGCGAGGAACCCGTCCTCGGGCCGGCACGCCCCGACAGCGCGGCGCAGAACGAACAGATCGGCCCCAAGCCGGCCCAGCAGATCCCCTGA
- a CDS encoding acyl-CoA thioesterase, which translates to MQDPAALVAQLTTLLDVEQLDPDLYRGSRQPGGVGRVFGGQVVAQALQAAQRSVEAEKPAHSLHCYFMRPGSEDHPILYRVHRDFDGRSFATRRVVALQNDQPILTLTASFQRAATGFHHQAPMPQVPPPDALRSEGELREALRDQVPDKLRRFFLRARPVEIRPVTPRNWFAPAPADPVQHSWLRTVAPLPDEPALHRAVLAYASDMTLLGTSLLPHGASWLTGEVQTASLDHAVWLHEPFRADDWLLYTTDSPWAGHARGLNRGRFYTSDGRLVASVVQEGLIRANNLR; encoded by the coding sequence ATGCAAGACCCGGCCGCCCTCGTCGCCCAACTGACCACGTTGCTCGATGTCGAGCAGCTCGACCCCGATCTCTATCGCGGCTCCCGCCAGCCCGGCGGCGTCGGTCGCGTCTTCGGCGGCCAGGTCGTGGCCCAGGCGCTTCAGGCCGCCCAGCGCTCGGTAGAGGCCGAAAAGCCTGCCCACTCGCTCCACTGCTATTTCATGCGCCCGGGCAGCGAAGACCATCCGATCCTCTACCGCGTCCACCGCGACTTCGATGGCCGCAGTTTCGCCACCCGCCGCGTCGTCGCGCTTCAGAACGACCAGCCGATCCTCACCCTCACCGCCAGCTTCCAGCGCGCCGCGACAGGCTTCCACCACCAGGCACCGATGCCGCAAGTCCCTCCTCCCGACGCGCTCCGCTCCGAGGGCGAGTTGCGTGAAGCCCTGCGCGATCAGGTCCCCGACAAGCTCCGCCGCTTCTTCCTGCGCGCCCGCCCGGTCGAGATCCGCCCCGTAACTCCGCGCAACTGGTTCGCACCAGCCCCCGCCGATCCGGTTCAGCACAGCTGGCTGCGCACTGTCGCGCCGCTCCCCGACGAGCCCGCGCTCCACCGCGCCGTGCTCGCTTATGCCAGCGACATGACCCTGCTCGGCACCAGCCTGCTTCCCCATGGCGCCAGCTGGCTGACCGGCGAGGTCCAGACCGCCAGCCTCGACCACGCTGTCTGGCTTCACGAACCGTTTCGTGCCGACGACTGGCTGCTCTACACCACGGACAGCCCCTGGGCCGGCCACGCGCGCGGCTTGAACCGCGGCCGGTTCTACACGTCGGACGGGCGCCTGGTCGCCAGCGTCGTGCAGGAGGGACTGATCCGTGCTAATAACCTAAGATGA